The proteins below come from a single Pseudomonas chlororaphis genomic window:
- a CDS encoding Fis family transcriptional regulator, with the protein MPHILIVEDETIIRSALRRLLERNQYQVSEAGSVQEAQERFSIPTFDLIVSDLRLPGAPGTELIKLGQGTPVLIMTSYASLRSAVDSMKMGAVDYIAKPFDHDEMLQAVARILRDRQAASSHSSEPAGKTSTAVKGGASNSNGEIGIIGSCPPMQDLYGKIRKVAPTDSNVLIQGESGTGKELVARALHNLSRRAKAPMISVNCAAIPESLIESELFGHEKGAFTGASAGRAGLVEAADGGTLFLDEIGELPLEAQARLLRVLQEGEIRRVGSVQSQKVDVRLIAATHRDLKSLAKIGQFREDLYYRLHVIALKLPPLRERGADVNEIAQAFLARQSARINRTDLKFAPDAEQAIRHYAWPGNVRELENAVERAVILSESPEISADLLGIDIELGDLDDEEFIGLAPQHGGAANNTSHEPTEDLSLEDYFQHFVLEHQDHMTETELARKLGVSRKCLWERRQRLGIPRRKTGVASES; encoded by the coding sequence ATGCCGCACATTTTGATCGTCGAAGACGAAACAATTATCCGCTCCGCCTTGCGCCGCCTGCTGGAACGCAACCAGTACCAGGTCAGCGAAGCCGGTTCCGTGCAGGAAGCACAAGAACGTTTCAGCATTCCCACGTTTGACCTGATCGTCAGCGACCTGCGCCTGCCCGGCGCTCCCGGCACCGAGCTGATCAAGCTCGGCCAGGGCACGCCGGTTCTGATCATGACCAGCTACGCCAGCCTGCGCTCGGCGGTGGACTCCATGAAAATGGGCGCGGTGGACTACATCGCCAAGCCGTTCGACCATGACGAGATGCTCCAGGCCGTGGCCCGCATCCTGCGCGACCGACAGGCAGCGAGCAGCCATTCGTCGGAACCTGCCGGCAAGACCAGCACCGCCGTGAAAGGTGGCGCCAGCAACAGCAATGGCGAAATCGGCATCATCGGTTCCTGCCCACCGATGCAGGACCTGTACGGCAAAATCCGCAAAGTCGCGCCGACCGACTCCAATGTGCTGATCCAGGGCGAGTCCGGCACCGGCAAGGAACTGGTTGCCCGCGCCCTGCACAACCTGTCTCGTCGGGCCAAGGCACCGATGATCTCGGTGAACTGCGCGGCGATCCCGGAAAGCCTGATCGAATCCGAACTCTTCGGCCACGAGAAAGGCGCGTTCACCGGTGCCAGCGCCGGCCGCGCCGGGCTGGTGGAGGCGGCGGACGGCGGCACATTGTTCCTCGATGAAATCGGCGAGCTGCCACTGGAAGCCCAGGCGCGCTTGCTGCGGGTGCTCCAGGAAGGCGAGATTCGCCGGGTGGGCTCGGTGCAATCACAGAAAGTCGACGTACGCCTGATCGCGGCGACCCACCGAGACCTCAAGAGCCTGGCGAAGATCGGCCAGTTCCGTGAAGACCTGTATTACCGCCTGCACGTGATCGCCCTGAAACTGCCGCCCCTTCGCGAACGTGGCGCCGACGTCAACGAAATCGCCCAGGCCTTCCTCGCCCGCCAGAGCGCGCGCATCAATCGCACCGACCTCAAGTTCGCCCCGGACGCCGAACAGGCCATTCGTCATTACGCCTGGCCGGGTAACGTCCGAGAGCTGGAAAACGCCGTCGAGCGCGCGGTGATCCTGAGTGAGAGCCCGGAAATTTCCGCCGACTTGCTGGGCATCGACATCGAGCTGGGCGACCTGGACGACGAAGAGTTTATCGGCCTGGCCCCGCAGCACGGCGGTGCCGCCAACAACACCAGCCACGAGCCTACCGAGGACCTGTCCCTGGAAGACTACTTCCAGCATTTCGTCCTGGAACACCAGGACCACATGACCGAGACCGAACTGGCGCGCAAGCTGGGCGTCAGCCGCAAATGCCTGTGGGAACGCCGCCAACGCCTGGGCATCCCCCGGCGCAAGACCGGCGTGGCCAGCGAAAGCTGA
- a CDS encoding poly(A) polymerase: MLKKLFQSFRSPLRRTQHIRSTPEVLNIGQHSLQKAQFSRYAVNIVERLQNAGYQAYLVGGCVRDMLLNITPKDFDVATSATPEQVRAEFRNARIIGRRFKLVHIHFGREIIEVATFRANHPQNDEEEDSNQSSRNESGRILRDNVYGTLEEDAQRRDFTINALYYDPVSERILDYANGVHDIRNHLIRLIGDPRQRYQEDPVRMLRAVRFAAKLNFGIEKHSAAPIRDLAPMLREIPSARLFEEVLKLFLSGNAADTFEMLVDLQLFDPLFPASAEALEHNPTYTHTLISEALINTDLRIKQNKPVTPAFLFAALLWPALPARVLRLQDRGMPPIPAMQEAAHELIAEQCQRIAIPKRFTMPIREIWDMQERLPRRSGKRADLLLDNPRFRAGYDFLLLRESAGEQTDGLGEWWTDYQDANDSERREMIRDLSGKDEAGSGPRKRRRSGGGAKRKRAGASSESGE, encoded by the coding sequence ATGCTGAAGAAGCTGTTCCAGTCATTCCGTTCTCCCTTGCGTCGTACGCAACACATTCGCAGCACGCCTGAAGTGCTCAACATCGGCCAGCATTCGCTGCAAAAGGCCCAGTTCAGCCGTTATGCGGTGAACATCGTCGAACGCTTGCAGAACGCCGGCTACCAGGCTTACCTGGTCGGTGGCTGTGTGCGCGACATGCTGCTCAACATCACGCCCAAGGATTTCGACGTCGCCACCAGCGCCACGCCGGAGCAGGTCCGGGCCGAATTCCGCAACGCACGGATCATTGGCCGGCGCTTCAAGCTGGTCCATATCCATTTCGGGCGCGAAATCATCGAAGTGGCGACGTTCCGCGCCAACCACCCGCAAAACGACGAAGAAGAAGACAGCAACCAGTCTTCTCGCAACGAGAGCGGGCGCATCCTGCGCGACAACGTCTACGGCACCCTGGAAGAAGACGCGCAACGCCGCGACTTCACCATCAACGCCCTCTACTACGACCCGGTCAGCGAGCGCATCCTCGACTACGCCAATGGCGTGCACGACATCCGCAACCATCTGATCCGGTTGATCGGCGACCCCAGGCAGCGTTACCAGGAAGACCCGGTACGCATGCTGCGGGCCGTGCGTTTCGCCGCCAAGCTGAACTTCGGCATCGAAAAACACAGCGCCGCGCCGATTCGCGACCTGGCGCCGATGCTGCGGGAGATCCCTTCGGCGCGGTTGTTCGAGGAAGTGCTCAAGCTGTTCCTGTCGGGCAACGCCGCGGACACCTTCGAGATGCTGGTGGACCTGCAACTGTTCGATCCGCTGTTCCCGGCCAGTGCCGAGGCGCTGGAGCACAACCCGACCTACACCCACACCTTGATCAGCGAAGCCCTGATCAACACCGACCTGCGCATCAAGCAGAACAAACCGGTGACCCCGGCGTTCCTGTTCGCCGCCCTGCTCTGGCCAGCCTTGCCAGCACGGGTATTGCGCCTGCAAGACCGTGGCATGCCGCCGATTCCGGCGATGCAGGAAGCCGCCCACGAACTGATTGCCGAACAGTGCCAACGCATCGCGATTCCAAAACGCTTCACGATGCCGATCCGCGAGATCTGGGACATGCAGGAGCGCCTGCCACGGCGCAGCGGCAAACGCGCCGACCTGCTGCTGGACAACCCGCGGTTCCGCGCCGGCTACGACTTCTTGTTGCTGCGCGAAAGCGCTGGCGAGCAGACCGATGGCCTCGGCGAATGGTGGACCGATTACCAGGATGCCAACGACAGCGAACGCCGCGAGATGATCCGCGACCTCAGCGGCAAGGATGAAGCCGGCAGCGGCCCGCGCAAGCGGCGTCGCAGCGGGGGTGGTGCCAAGCGCAAGCGCGCCGGTGCTTCGAGCGAGTCGGGCGAGTAA
- a CDS encoding 2-amino-4-hydroxy-6-hydroxymethyldihydropteridine pyrophosphokinase, translating to MERVYIGMGSNLAEPAEQLRSALQALAQLPDTELAGVSSFYQSDSLLPGQPRYTNAVAALDSHLAPLDLLDALQAIETGQGRERLERWGPRTLDLDILLFGDRLIDEPRLKVPHYHMQARAFVLYPLAELAPAELRLADGRLLQDLLAACPFEGLERLKPV from the coding sequence ATGGAACGCGTCTACATCGGCATGGGCAGCAACCTGGCCGAACCTGCCGAGCAACTGCGCAGTGCCCTCCAGGCCCTGGCGCAACTGCCCGATACCGAACTGGCAGGTGTCTCGTCGTTCTATCAAAGCGACTCGCTGTTGCCTGGGCAGCCGCGCTACACCAATGCGGTGGCGGCGCTGGACAGTCACCTGGCACCGCTGGACCTGCTCGACGCCCTGCAGGCCATCGAAACCGGCCAAGGTCGCGAGCGCCTGGAACGTTGGGGCCCGCGCACCCTGGACCTGGACATCCTGCTGTTCGGCGACCGCCTGATCGACGAGCCCCGCCTCAAAGTCCCGCATTACCACATGCAGGCCCGGGCGTTTGTCCTGTATCCACTGGCGGAACTGGCGCCCGCCGAGCTGCGCCTGGCCGATGGACGCTTGCTCCAGGACCTGCTTGCCGCTTGCCCGTTCGAAGGCCTGGAACGCCTAAAGCCTGTGTAA